From Porphyromonadaceae bacterium W3.11, one genomic window encodes:
- the rpsL gene encoding 30S ribosomal protein S12, producing MPTIQQLVRKGRTTIEEKGKSPALESCPQRRGVCVRVYTTTPKKPNSAMRKVARVRLTNGKEVNSYIPGEGHNLQEHSIVLVRGGRVKDLPGVRYHIVRGTLDASGVNGRTQRRSKYGVKRPKDAKK from the coding sequence ATGCCAACTATTCAACAATTAGTCCGCAAGGGTCGTACAACAATTGAGGAGAAGGGTAAGAGCCCTGCTCTTGAGAGTTGCCCACAGCGTAGAGGGGTTTGTGTGCGTGTGTATACCACAACGCCTAAGAAGCCTAACTCAGCTATGCGTAAAGTGGCTCGTGTTCGTCTAACCAATGGTAAGGAGGTTAACTCCTATATCCCAGGTGAGGGACATAACCTACAGGAACACTCAATTGTGCTTGTGCGTGGTGGTCGTGTGAAAGACCTTCCTGGTGTTCGTTATCACATTGTACGTGGTACATTGGATGCTTCAGGTGTTAATGGTAGAACACAGCGCCGTAGCAAGTATGGAGTAAAGCGACCAAAGGACGCTAAGAAGTAA
- a CDS encoding TonB-dependent receptor, with product MKRIIELVLIFLVLPIIGLAQQHSVQLSGYVYDADTKEALIGVTIQNLGDKSGTLTNNYGYYTITVPANEAVRIRISYIGFEPIEQTIKLEASKRQNFELTEAMESLNEVVVLGSHTTELRTLETGRIKLTGDDIRKAPTFMGENDLLKYVQLLPGIAQGSEGFSGPIVRGGGTDENLYLLDGNPLYNVTHLGGLFSTFNSDAIKSVNFYKGSFPARFGGRLSSVLDVRQKDGDMKEFHGTFSVGLLASKLHLEGPIWKDRTSFSISARRTYLDLISKPFIAMANKKSREDGNGDESTPSYNFHDINAKVNHIFGDKDRVFLSFYLGNDILSVHDTYNYNQINYEKNQATRYQDISDVSMRWGNLLVSLGWNHIFSPKFFANTTLSYGQYLSKIVIEDEELYGSEASKMESMNKLNYRINSGIQDLGIRSDFEWRPNNQHFARFGIDAIAHRFRPMTMESKVTGDGVTEIDLNRLKKNLGSIITSKELALYAEDEIRLHDRFSANLGVRGSFLYVEGKQFWSLEPRVSANYAILPTLSLKASYAEMSQYVHLLQSTAVSLPTDLWVPVTSKLEPMRSRQAVLGLYWEEKGYEASLEGYYKWLHNQIAYQDGAKLSFSEVGWQDRVAQGEGRAYGTELMLRKTRGNLTGWIAYTLSWSDRIFPGGEVNNGIRFWDKYDNRHKVNIVANWRINRKVELSAAWIFSSGNHMTLETEKYFDISGRERPFISERNNYQLPPYHRLDLSANFYRFGKKGQEHIWNISIYNAYVHHNPFLIIEGENYVDNTEGKPINKRTYKSISIFPIIPSISYTYKF from the coding sequence ATGAAGAGAATTATCGAGCTTGTGCTGATTTTTTTAGTCTTGCCAATAATTGGACTAGCACAACAACACAGTGTACAGCTTTCGGGCTATGTATATGATGCAGACACTAAAGAGGCACTCATTGGAGTAACGATTCAGAACCTCGGTGACAAGAGTGGTACACTTACTAACAACTATGGTTATTACACCATTACCGTCCCTGCTAATGAGGCGGTTAGGATTCGCATCTCATACATTGGCTTTGAGCCCATAGAGCAGACCATCAAGCTCGAAGCTTCGAAGAGACAAAACTTCGAGCTTACCGAAGCGATGGAGAGCCTTAATGAAGTCGTTGTACTCGGCAGTCACACCACAGAACTTAGGACACTCGAGACGGGACGTATCAAACTCACGGGAGATGATATCCGCAAGGCACCCACCTTTATGGGAGAGAATGACCTCCTCAAGTATGTGCAGCTCCTACCTGGCATAGCACAGGGGAGTGAGGGCTTTTCTGGTCCTATCGTACGAGGTGGTGGCACGGACGAAAACCTCTATCTGCTTGACGGTAATCCTCTCTACAATGTCACTCACTTGGGTGGGCTGTTCAGTACGTTTAATTCAGATGCCATCAAGTCGGTCAATTTCTACAAAGGCAGCTTTCCAGCACGCTTTGGAGGGCGCTTGAGCTCTGTCCTTGACGTAAGGCAAAAGGACGGTGACATGAAGGAGTTTCACGGCACTTTCTCTGTTGGATTGCTCGCCTCCAAACTCCACCTCGAAGGACCCATCTGGAAGGATCGCACCAGCTTCAGTATCTCGGCACGCCGCACCTATCTCGACCTTATCTCTAAACCCTTTATTGCTATGGCCAATAAGAAGAGTCGCGAGGATGGCAATGGAGATGAGTCCACTCCTAGCTACAACTTCCACGATATCAATGCAAAGGTTAATCATATCTTCGGCGACAAAGATAGGGTCTTCCTTAGTTTTTACCTAGGTAATGATATCCTAAGCGTCCATGACACCTATAACTATAACCAAATCAATTACGAGAAGAATCAAGCCACCCGATACCAAGACATCTCCGACGTCTCTATGAGGTGGGGCAACTTGCTCGTTTCGCTAGGCTGGAATCATATATTCAGCCCTAAGTTCTTTGCCAATACCACCCTCTCTTACGGTCAATATCTCTCCAAGATCGTGATAGAGGACGAGGAGCTGTATGGATCAGAGGCAAGTAAGATGGAGAGTATGAACAAGCTTAATTATCGAATCAATAGCGGAATACAAGACCTTGGGATAAGGTCCGACTTTGAGTGGAGGCCTAATAACCAACACTTTGCACGATTTGGCATCGATGCGATTGCACACAGATTTCGCCCCATGACCATGGAGTCAAAAGTTACTGGCGATGGGGTTACCGAAATTGATCTCAACAGGCTCAAAAAAAATCTAGGCTCCATCATTACTTCTAAAGAGCTAGCCCTCTACGCCGAGGATGAGATACGACTACACGATCGTTTCTCTGCTAACCTAGGTGTGCGAGGCTCATTTCTCTATGTTGAGGGTAAGCAATTCTGGAGCTTGGAGCCTAGGGTCTCAGCCAATTATGCGATCCTCCCCACACTCAGCCTCAAAGCTTCGTACGCCGAAATGAGTCAGTACGTGCATCTACTGCAGTCCACAGCCGTCTCATTACCCACAGACCTATGGGTACCGGTCACCTCCAAGCTTGAGCCCATGCGATCTCGGCAGGCTGTACTAGGACTCTACTGGGAAGAGAAGGGTTACGAAGCCTCGCTAGAGGGGTATTACAAGTGGCTCCATAATCAGATAGCATACCAAGACGGAGCAAAGCTCTCCTTCTCAGAGGTGGGGTGGCAAGACCGTGTCGCACAAGGAGAGGGAAGAGCCTACGGAACAGAGCTCATGCTACGTAAGACTAGAGGCAATTTGACTGGCTGGATTGCATATACACTCTCATGGTCTGATCGCATATTCCCTGGTGGAGAAGTCAATAACGGTATTCGCTTTTGGGATAAATACGACAACCGCCACAAGGTCAATATCGTAGCCAATTGGCGTATCAATCGAAAAGTAGAGCTATCAGCAGCATGGATCTTCTCAAGTGGTAACCACATGACTCTAGAGACAGAGAAATACTTCGATATCTCAGGTCGAGAGAGACCCTTCATCAGCGAGCGAAATAATTATCAGTTGCCCCCTTATCACCGACTAGACCTCAGTGCTAATTTCTACCGCTTCGGTAAGAAAGGGCAAGAACACATCTGGAATATTAGCATCTACAATGCCTATGTACACCACAATCCTTTCCTCATCATAGAGGGAGAGAATTACGTGGACAATACTGAAGGAAAACCCATCAACAAGAGGACCTACAAGTCAATAAGCATCTTCCCCATTATCCCATCGATTAGCTACACCTATAAATTTTGA
- a CDS encoding 4'-phosphopantetheinyl transferase superfamily protein — MPLNLTIADPQVTIYLTPIQKRLDNKRSDERSTLEALLNSGVITEIPQNIGIIHQSNGSPIFSEDIGLGISISHSDHILAIAIYENTYRVGIDIEERAEQAALIIRRVASESELALMKTFQLHPIILWSAKEATFKAFSDKVITMSGQVVLKDCTPDINTLTLNVIKNNRKQALIEVQYIDTFNEVPCLRSFLPEHPFVLAIASNIPQPKVTIKTLP; from the coding sequence ATGCCGTTAAATCTGACAATAGCAGATCCTCAAGTAACCATATACCTAACCCCTATCCAAAAGAGATTAGATAATAAGAGGAGTGACGAACGATCTACTCTTGAAGCACTCCTAAACAGCGGAGTAATTACTGAAATCCCTCAAAATATCGGCATCATCCATCAGAGTAATGGGTCTCCAATCTTTTCTGAAGATATAGGTCTGGGTATATCCATATCACACTCTGATCACATCTTGGCAATAGCTATTTACGAAAACACCTATAGGGTCGGGATTGATATTGAGGAGCGCGCAGAACAAGCAGCCCTCATCATTAGACGTGTTGCGAGTGAGTCTGAACTTGCTCTTATGAAGACCTTTCAGCTCCACCCTATTATCCTCTGGAGTGCAAAAGAGGCTACTTTTAAAGCCTTTTCCGACAAAGTCATCACCATGAGTGGGCAAGTGGTACTAAAAGACTGCACTCCGGATATCAATACCCTGACGCTAAACGTCATAAAGAATAATCGAAAGCAAGCCCTCATCGAAGTCCAATACATAGACACATTCAACGAAGTGCCTTGCCTAAGGTCATTTCTCCCAGAGCATCCGTTTGTCCTAGCGATAGCAAGCAATATCCCCCAACCCAAGGTCACGATAAAGACACTCCCTTAG
- the rpsG gene encoding 30S ribosomal protein S7: MRKAKPKKRQVLPDPVFNDVSVTRFVNHMMYDGKKNLSFDIFYTALEIVKNKLPNEEKTPLEIWKVALENITPQVEVKTRRIGGANFQVPTEIRAERKESISMKNLILFARKRGGKTMADKLSAEIVDAYNQQGGAFRRKEDMHRMAEANRAFAHFRF; this comes from the coding sequence ATGAGAAAAGCAAAACCAAAAAAGAGACAGGTGCTACCTGATCCAGTTTTTAACGATGTTTCGGTAACGAGATTTGTTAATCACATGATGTATGATGGAAAGAAGAATCTTTCCTTCGACATCTTTTATACTGCACTTGAGATCGTGAAGAATAAGTTGCCTAATGAGGAGAAGACTCCTCTAGAGATATGGAAAGTAGCTCTAGAGAATATTACTCCTCAAGTAGAAGTGAAGACTCGCCGTATTGGTGGAGCAAACTTCCAGGTGCCAACAGAGATCCGAGCTGAGAGAAAAGAGTCTATCTCAATGAAGAACTTGATTCTCTTTGCTAGAAAAAGAGGCGGTAAGACTATGGCTGATAAGCTATCTGCAGAGATCGTAGATGCTTATAATCAACAAGGTGGTGCCTTTAGACGTAAAGAGGACATGCATCGTATGGCTGAAGCTAACCGTGCATTCGCTCACTTCAGATTCTAA
- a CDS encoding HAMP domain-containing sensor histidine kinase — protein sequence MRKWTLWLVVGVMALAFIGLLYMQINYINVVYRFRNEQFDSEVRHVLSEVNKEVERTELTRLVAEKLDIPSETYDLRGEGLFWEEKKNSAFNINDSSLLNHEQLALNGLKLIDTQEKGMQFKAASRAIMDQMQKRLDEVKSIIFELTMEMVRNNEPQPIYERISGKQLDEYISEKITLANITIPYVYEVVDKDQRVFYSTGKVPRDDSYSVYTQVLFSNDNPSRMYFLKIYFPGKRQYISSSMNFIAPSIIFSVLLLLIFIFTIVSLFRQKKIEELRNDFINNMTHELRTPVSTIMLSSQMLSDPTMLENDESRERVLFSIMSEGKRLDLLIDKVLQMSFFDKDKIKLKRKEVDIEELVLSVTGIFSLRVENYGGELDVELDANETVILGDEMHLTNIIFNLLDNAMKYRHKERPPMIKVTTSNDSSNVIVTIEDNGVGMKKEYLKKVFQRFFRVPTGNRHDVKGFGLGLAYVSKIVQTHKGSISAESELNRGTKFIIKLPLKKKG from the coding sequence ATGAGAAAATGGACACTTTGGCTTGTCGTTGGTGTTATGGCACTAGCGTTTATTGGTTTGCTGTATATGCAGATCAATTACATCAATGTTGTCTATCGTTTCCGAAACGAACAGTTTGATAGTGAAGTCCGCCATGTACTTAGTGAAGTCAATAAAGAGGTGGAAAGAACAGAGCTAACTAGACTGGTTGCTGAAAAGCTAGACATCCCCTCAGAGACCTATGATCTTAGAGGTGAAGGGCTCTTCTGGGAAGAGAAAAAAAATAGTGCCTTCAATATCAACGACTCTAGTCTTCTGAACCATGAACAACTCGCTCTAAATGGGCTCAAGCTTATTGATACCCAAGAGAAGGGCATGCAATTCAAAGCGGCGTCGAGGGCTATTATGGATCAGATGCAGAAGAGACTTGATGAGGTAAAGTCTATCATCTTTGAGCTCACGATGGAGATGGTTCGAAACAATGAACCCCAACCAATATACGAGAGAATTTCTGGAAAGCAGCTAGATGAATATATATCCGAGAAAATCACCTTGGCTAACATTACTATCCCCTATGTATATGAGGTAGTTGATAAGGATCAGAGGGTCTTCTATAGTACGGGAAAAGTCCCCAGAGATGATAGCTACTCAGTCTATACTCAGGTGCTATTCAGTAATGATAACCCTTCAAGGATGTATTTCCTAAAAATATACTTCCCTGGCAAGAGACAGTATATATCTAGTTCGATGAACTTTATAGCACCTAGCATTATCTTTTCGGTACTACTCTTACTCATATTTATATTTACAATCGTATCTCTATTTAGGCAAAAGAAGATAGAAGAGCTACGAAATGACTTTATCAATAATATGACCCACGAGCTAAGGACACCAGTCAGCACCATTATGCTCTCCAGCCAGATGCTAAGTGACCCTACCATGCTAGAGAATGATGAAAGCCGCGAGCGCGTCTTATTCTCGATTATGTCAGAGGGCAAACGACTGGACCTACTCATTGATAAGGTACTGCAGATGTCCTTCTTTGATAAGGATAAGATCAAACTCAAGAGGAAGGAAGTTGACATAGAAGAGTTGGTACTTTCTGTCACAGGGATATTTAGCTTAAGGGTTGAAAACTACGGGGGAGAATTAGATGTAGAATTAGACGCCAACGAGACCGTGATTCTAGGTGATGAAATGCACCTAACCAATATAATTTTTAATCTGCTCGATAATGCGATGAAGTATCGCCATAAGGAGCGACCACCAATGATTAAAGTAACCACATCAAACGATTCGTCTAATGTGATCGTCACAATAGAGGATAATGGTGTCGGGATGAAAAAGGAGTATCTCAAAAAGGTATTCCAGAGATTCTTCCGAGTCCCTACAGGAAATCGGCACGACGTAAAGGGCTTTGGGTTAGGTTTGGCTTATGTAAGTAAAATCGTACAAACCCACAAGGGTAGCATCTCAGCAGAAAGTGAATTAAATAGAGGAACGAAATTTATTATTAAACTTCCACTTAAAAAGAAAGGATAA
- the fusA gene encoding elongation factor G, translating to MANKTHLELTRNIGIMAHIDAGKTTTSERILFYTGLTHKIGEVHDGAATMDWMEQEQERGITITSAATTTFWNYGNNKYKINLIDTPGHVDFTVEVERSLRVLDGTVAAFCAVSGVQPQSETVWRQADKYHVPRIAYVNKMDRSGANFYEVVRQIKDMLGSNAVPIQVPIGAEETFKGVVDLVSMKAIVWNDETMGAEYDVEEIPADVIDDANEWREKLLESLAEVDENLMEKFFDDPSSITEEEIRAALRKGTLSMEINPVMCGSSFKNKGVQTLLDAVCAYLPSPLDTPEIKGTDPDDETVELTRMVDEDEPLCALAFKIATDPYVGRLCFFRVYSGHLDAGSYVYNSRSGKKERISRLFQMHSNKQNPMEKINVGDIGAGVGFKDIRTGDTLCAEEAPITLESIDFPDPVIGIAVEPKTQKDMDKLGMGLAKLAEEDPTFTVKTNEDTGQTVISGMGELHLEIIIDRLRREFKVECNQGRPQVSYKEAISQPVEMREVYKRQTGGRGKFADIIFRMEPADKDFEGELQFIDEVKGGNIPREYIPSVQKGFERAMKSGVLAGYPLDSLKVTLIDGSYHPVDSDQLSFEVCAMQGFKNASEKAGPVLLEPIMQVEVVTPEESMGDVIGDLNKRRGQVEGMESHRNGARIVKAKTPLSEMFGYVTALRTITSGRATSTMTFSHFEEMSTSIAKAVLEEVDGRADLLK from the coding sequence ATGGCTAACAAGACACATCTAGAGCTAACAAGAAACATCGGTATCATGGCGCACATCGATGCCGGTAAAACTACTACTTCAGAACGTATCCTTTTCTATACTGGTCTTACACATAAGATCGGTGAGGTGCATGATGGAGCTGCTACTATGGACTGGATGGAGCAGGAGCAGGAGCGTGGTATTACTATTACCAGTGCTGCTACTACTACCTTCTGGAACTATGGAAATAACAAGTATAAAATTAATCTTATTGACACTCCGGGACACGTTGACTTTACAGTAGAAGTTGAGCGTTCTTTGCGTGTGCTTGATGGTACAGTTGCTGCATTTTGTGCAGTAAGTGGTGTGCAGCCACAGAGTGAGACCGTATGGCGTCAGGCTGATAAATATCATGTCCCACGTATCGCTTATGTTAATAAAATGGACCGTAGCGGTGCAAACTTCTACGAAGTGGTACGTCAAATAAAGGATATGCTAGGTTCGAACGCTGTGCCTATTCAGGTGCCAATTGGTGCTGAAGAGACTTTTAAGGGCGTTGTCGACCTTGTTTCAATGAAGGCGATTGTCTGGAATGATGAAACCATGGGTGCTGAATATGACGTAGAGGAGATTCCTGCTGATGTCATCGATGATGCTAATGAATGGCGTGAGAAATTACTAGAAAGTCTAGCAGAGGTTGATGAGAACTTAATGGAGAAGTTCTTCGATGATCCTAGCTCTATTACAGAAGAGGAGATTCGTGCAGCACTTCGTAAGGGAACTCTTTCTATGGAGATCAATCCTGTAATGTGTGGATCTTCATTTAAGAACAAGGGTGTGCAGACACTTCTAGATGCTGTTTGTGCTTATTTACCAAGTCCTTTAGATACACCAGAGATTAAGGGTACTGATCCTGATGATGAGACTGTCGAGCTGACTCGTATGGTTGACGAAGATGAGCCTTTGTGTGCATTAGCATTTAAGATTGCTACTGACCCATATGTAGGTCGTCTATGTTTCTTCCGTGTATATTCGGGACACCTCGATGCTGGTAGCTATGTGTACAATAGCCGCTCTGGTAAGAAAGAGCGTATCAGCCGTCTGTTCCAGATGCACTCCAATAAGCAAAATCCAATGGAGAAAATCAACGTTGGAGATATTGGTGCAGGTGTAGGCTTTAAGGATATTCGTACTGGTGATACTCTTTGTGCTGAAGAAGCTCCTATCACATTGGAAAGTATAGACTTCCCAGATCCTGTGATCGGTATAGCTGTAGAGCCAAAGACTCAGAAGGATATGGATAAGCTGGGTATGGGACTTGCTAAGTTGGCAGAAGAGGATCCAACATTTACTGTTAAGACCAATGAGGATACTGGTCAGACTGTTATTAGTGGTATGGGTGAACTTCACCTTGAGATCATTATTGATCGTCTGAGAAGAGAATTTAAGGTTGAGTGTAACCAGGGTCGTCCACAAGTTAGCTACAAAGAAGCTATCTCTCAGCCTGTTGAAATGCGTGAAGTTTACAAACGTCAGACAGGTGGTAGAGGTAAGTTTGCAGATATCATCTTCCGTATGGAGCCTGCAGATAAGGACTTTGAGGGTGAACTTCAATTCATTGATGAGGTTAAGGGAGGTAATATTCCTCGTGAATATATCCCAAGTGTTCAGAAGGGATTTGAACGTGCTATGAAGAGTGGTGTACTCGCTGGTTATCCTTTGGATAGCTTGAAGGTAACCCTTATCGATGGTAGTTATCACCCAGTGGACTCTGATCAGCTTTCATTTGAAGTTTGTGCAATGCAAGGCTTTAAGAACGCTAGTGAAAAGGCTGGTCCTGTATTACTAGAACCAATCATGCAGGTTGAGGTAGTAACTCCAGAAGAAAGCATGGGTGACGTGATCGGTGACCTCAATAAGAGACGCGGTCAAGTAGAAGGTATGGAAAGTCATCGTAATGGTGCACGTATTGTGAAAGCTAAGACTCCACTAAGTGAGATGTTTGGCTACGTGACAGCTCTCCGTACAATTACTTCTGGTAGAGCAACAAGTACAATGACTTTCAGCCATTTCGAAGAAATGTCTACAAGTATTGCTAAGGCAGTCTTGGAGGAAGTCGATGGACGTGCTGATCTACTTAAATAA
- a CDS encoding aminotransferase class I/II-fold pyridoxal phosphate-dependent enzyme produces MIQKKGKGKIVDNHAIKYNFGNTQWQGGDLEKLKAHLVDHMDLISHYPEREAETLVRLLSRRLEVGENEVMVTDGATGALHLIAGLTPSAVSLVLPPTNKEFYHALTRAKHTVRIQEDVKELSKLELDGVEMLWLSNPNNPDGRFFSRRSLLSLLREHPDLIVIVDLSLANFVVEDNIKASDIKKYPNLIVVSSFSKQYNIPGLRVGYMVANEERIKRFHQNYTPRCVGTLGIEASRYILLHPAQFTIPIRKWLRDSLDLADELNKLDGVTILYGAPPFFILQLEVGTADELSKFLLSKYSIKVGIASDDIDLKDNEIRICGFSNARANELIIEAISEYLIGKQDRD; encoded by the coding sequence ATGATACAGAAAAAAGGCAAGGGAAAGATCGTTGACAACCATGCGATAAAATACAATTTTGGGAATACCCAATGGCAGGGGGGTGATTTAGAAAAACTAAAGGCTCACTTAGTGGACCATATGGACCTTATTTCTCATTATCCAGAGCGAGAAGCGGAGACTCTCGTTCGGCTATTATCACGCCGACTTGAGGTTGGAGAGAATGAGGTTATGGTCACAGATGGGGCTACTGGTGCTCTACACCTTATTGCTGGACTTACACCGTCAGCCGTATCTCTAGTTTTGCCGCCTACGAACAAAGAATTCTATCATGCACTCACACGTGCGAAGCATACAGTTCGTATCCAAGAAGATGTAAAGGAACTCTCCAAGCTAGAGCTTGATGGAGTTGAGATGCTTTGGCTATCCAACCCAAATAATCCTGACGGACGTTTCTTTAGCAGACGTTCACTGCTCAGCTTACTTAGGGAGCACCCCGACCTTATTGTTATCGTCGATCTCTCCCTCGCTAACTTTGTTGTGGAAGATAATATCAAGGCTTCTGACATCAAGAAGTACCCCAACTTAATCGTGGTATCTTCTTTTTCGAAACAATACAATATCCCAGGTCTCCGTGTGGGTTACATGGTGGCAAATGAGGAGAGAATCAAACGCTTTCACCAGAATTATACACCTCGCTGTGTCGGGACACTGGGTATAGAAGCGAGCAGATACATCCTCCTTCATCCAGCTCAGTTTACCATACCTATTCGTAAATGGCTAAGAGACTCTTTGGACCTTGCTGACGAACTAAATAAGCTAGATGGCGTTACTATTTTATATGGAGCTCCACCTTTCTTCATTCTACAGCTAGAGGTGGGTACTGCCGATGAGCTCTCTAAGTTCCTCCTTAGCAAATACAGTATCAAGGTAGGGATTGCTTCTGACGACATTGATCTGAAAGATAACGAAATCCGCATCTGTGGCTTCTCCAACGCGAGAGCAAACGAACTAATCATAGAGGCTATCTCTGAGTATCTAATTGGGAAACAAGACAGAGATTAA
- the gldE gene encoding gliding motility-associated protein GldE, which produces MDDPSYFSTLLAGVEVLPLTTTTVIALILAILSIVASAYFSGSEVAYFSLRPNELEELKSSDSKKDRDILDLLANSEYLLGTILIGNNFVNIFITMLLSYVVSNTFDFSNAPVMGFVVQVIGITAILLYFSEIMPKVYFQNHALTCTRSTVFLMAPLVRFLNPFTKGLVNIGKAVTDPIRNKEKQVSHEDLEKAIELTADNEEEQGLLNEIVRFYQKTASEVMTPRMDVAAVEINTSFPEVKKLIIEKGYSRMPVYDDRIDNISGVLYAKDLLSHLYEGDNFEWQKVIRSAFFVPESKRVNNLLEEFREQKIHMAIVVDEFGGTSGIVTMEDLLEEIVGEIEDEYDTDEEQLYTVQQDGTYIFDAKISILDFLRAAKLENYHNILEQMDEADTLGGLLLEIKGDFPTVGEVITMDGHEFKVTEMGRRRISKIQFKRAPIKDNLHEKK; this is translated from the coding sequence TTGGACGACCCTAGTTATTTTAGTACACTATTAGCAGGTGTTGAGGTACTCCCTCTCACTACTACCACAGTCATAGCACTTATTTTAGCGATCTTATCTATTGTAGCAAGTGCCTACTTCAGCGGTAGTGAGGTCGCATATTTTTCCCTACGTCCCAATGAACTAGAGGAACTTAAAAGTAGTGATAGCAAGAAAGACAGAGATATTCTAGATCTTTTAGCTAATTCAGAGTACCTATTAGGAACCATCCTAATCGGCAATAACTTTGTAAATATCTTCATCACCATGCTTCTCAGCTACGTGGTGAGTAACACATTTGATTTCTCAAATGCTCCAGTTATGGGCTTTGTAGTACAGGTCATTGGCATCACGGCGATACTCCTATACTTTAGCGAGATCATGCCAAAGGTGTACTTTCAGAACCATGCCCTAACGTGTACTCGGAGTACTGTTTTCCTAATGGCACCCCTAGTACGTTTCCTCAATCCATTTACTAAAGGTCTAGTGAACATCGGGAAGGCGGTCACAGACCCAATAAGGAATAAGGAGAAGCAGGTATCACATGAAGACCTCGAAAAGGCTATCGAATTAACAGCAGATAATGAGGAGGAGCAGGGACTCCTCAATGAGATTGTTCGATTTTACCAAAAAACAGCCAGCGAGGTCATGACTCCAAGAATGGATGTTGCGGCCGTTGAGATAAATACCTCCTTTCCAGAAGTCAAAAAACTGATCATCGAGAAAGGGTATAGCCGAATGCCTGTATATGATGATCGAATAGATAATATCTCAGGGGTGCTCTATGCCAAGGATCTACTATCTCACCTTTATGAGGGGGATAACTTTGAGTGGCAAAAGGTCATCCGCAGTGCCTTCTTCGTTCCAGAAAGCAAACGAGTCAATAACCTACTCGAAGAGTTTAGAGAACAGAAGATACACATGGCGATAGTGGTGGACGAATTTGGGGGTACAAGTGGTATCGTGACCATGGAAGATCTGCTAGAAGAGATCGTTGGAGAGATAGAGGACGAGTACGACACTGACGAAGAACAGCTTTATACAGTACAACAGGATGGTACATATATCTTTGACGCTAAGATATCCATCCTCGACTTTCTTAGAGCTGCGAAACTAGAGAACTATCACAATATCCTAGAGCAAATGGATGAGGCAGACACCTTAGGTGGACTTCTCCTAGAGATCAAGGGGGACTTTCCGACTGTGGGTGAGGTGATAACAATGGATGGGCATGAGTTCAAGGTCACAGAAATGGGACGACGTAGAATCAGCAAAATACAATTTAAGCGAGCGCCAATAAAGGACAATCTTCACGAAAAGAAGTAA
- a CDS encoding response regulator transcription factor — translation MQEVVKVFLCEDDENLGPLLSEFLNAKGYETDLYHDGQEGYEAFVENPKKWDICVLDVMMPKKDGFELAEDIRATNSAIPIIFLTAKTMSEDVEQGFKLGADDYLKKPFNTAELTMRIDAVLRRVQGVKPEVVQFYNIGDFVFDTQRQMLTYKDEEPQKLTTKETDLLTLLCVNANSLMERNYALKTIWGEDSYFNARSMDVYITKLRKHLKRDERVEIQNKHGKGYKLITPGVNSEPDEDNTKVL, via the coding sequence ATGCAAGAGGTTGTAAAAGTATTTTTATGCGAAGACGATGAGAACTTAGGTCCATTGTTAAGCGAATTTTTGAATGCAAAGGGGTATGAGACAGACTTATACCATGACGGACAGGAAGGCTACGAAGCCTTCGTTGAAAATCCCAAAAAATGGGATATCTGCGTCTTAGACGTCATGATGCCTAAGAAAGATGGATTTGAGCTAGCTGAGGACATCCGTGCGACGAACTCTGCCATTCCTATTATCTTCCTAACAGCTAAGACTATGAGCGAGGATGTGGAGCAGGGCTTTAAGCTAGGAGCTGATGACTACCTAAAAAAGCCATTTAACACAGCTGAGCTCACTATGCGTATCGATGCTGTCCTTCGTCGTGTGCAAGGGGTAAAACCAGAAGTGGTTCAATTCTACAACATCGGTGACTTTGTATTTGATACACAGCGTCAAATGCTCACCTATAAGGATGAGGAGCCACAAAAGCTCACTACGAAGGAGACAGACTTGCTGACTCTTCTCTGTGTGAATGCCAATTCATTGATGGAGCGTAACTATGCTCTTAAGACCATCTGGGGTGAAGATTCATACTTCAATGCCCGTTCAATGGATGTGTATATCACTAAGTTGCGTAAGCACCTCAAAAGAGATGAAAGGGTTGAGATTCAGAACAAGCATGGAAAAGGCTACAAACTGATCACGCCTGGAGTAAACTCTGAGCCTGATGAAGATAACACAAAGGTGTTATAA